Genomic segment of Saprospira sp. CCB-QB6:
CAGCAGCCAAATACCCCAACTGATGTAGCCTTGCCAATTGTTTGGGCCAGTATTGCTGCAAGGCCGCAGCCGTTAAGCCCTGAGGTTCAGCCTCTTTCTTGAGCCAACGCTTAGGCAAACTATCCAAAGGAAAGGCTAAAGAAAACTGCTGCCCATAAACAACAACAGTAGATAATAAGCAAACTAAAAATATAAGCAAAGAAGGCATAGACAAAGCTATTTTGGGAACTGTTCTGTATGAGCCCTTAAATTCATCTGGCTCTCCCAACCAGCATTATGGCTGAGGGATGGTAGGGGGTGGCCGAAGGCCAGACCAAGCTTTTGAGCAAAGCGAAAAAGCGCAGGGCCGAGCGAACAGCGAGCCCCCGCACAGCCCGACCCGAAGGCCCAAAGGGCCGTAGGGGCAGCCCCAAATAAATAATAACAAAACTTTTAAGCGATTTAAAGTAGGGGGCTTAGGCGAATTGAAAACTAGTTGTAATTTAGTCCGCACAGAAAACAACAACTATGCAAGAGGATTCATTAAGCGTTTTTGATATGTTTAAGGTGGGCGTTGGCCCCTCGAGCTCGCATACGCTGGGCCCATGGAATGCCATGCTGCACTTTATTCACAAACGACTTGGGGCCGAGAATTGGCCAAAGGTAAAACAAATTCGGCTAGAGCTTTATGGCTCTTTGGCCAAAACGGGTATTGGGCACGGGACCGATATTGCGGTGCTGATGGGCCTGCTCAATGAGGACCCCAAAACGACGGATACCGATTTAATTGGGGCCCGCATTCAAGATATTAAGGCTGGCCAACGGATTTTGCTGGGCGGCCAAATAAAGGTCCCTTTTTGCTATGAACAGGATCTGCAGTTTTGGCCCGAAAACCTGCCTTATCATCCCAATGGCATGAAGGTAAAAGCCTTTTTGGCCGATAAAATAATTGAAGAAACTTACTACTCCGTAGGCGGTGGCTTTATTGAATGGGCCTCGGCTCTAGACCATCCGCATATTCAGGAGGAACAGGATTTTCCAGAGCTGGTCACCAGCTATTCGGTCCGCAAAGCCAAGGATATTCTCAATTATTGCCAAGCTATGGATGGCGCCTCGATTAGCCAGTTTGTCTTGGAAAGAGAGAAGCAATGGCGACCCGCCGAAAGCAGCCTGTTGCAAGCTTGGGAGATCTGGGAGGTCATGAAGGCCTGTGTCTATAAAGGTTGCCACCAAACTGGGATTTTGCCTGGAGGCCTGCAGGTGCACCGCCGCGCCAACCGCATGATGCAACGCCTATTGGGCGAAAACGCTAGTTATAGCAATGTCCAAGAATGGATCGGCCTGATTCGAGGGAAACAACATGCTCATCAAGATATTTTTAAGTGGGTCAGTTGCTTTGCCCTCTCCGCCAATGAGGAAAATGCGGCCTTTGGCCGAGTGGTTACGGCCCCTACCAATGGGGCTTCTGGCGTGATTCCCGCCGTGCTGATGTACTATATCTGCTTTGCCGATAACTTTAAGAAGGAGAATATCGCTCGCTTTCTCCTAACGGCTGGACAGGTAGGGGTTTTGTTCAAAATCAATGCGACCATTTCTGCGGCTATGGGCGGCTGTCAAGCCGAAATTGGAGTCTCCTCGGCTATGGCCGCCGCTGCCCTGACCGAATGTCTGGGCGGTAGCTATGAGCAGGCCCTAATCGCTGCCGAAATTGCTATGGAACACCATCTGGGCCTCACCTGTGATCCTATTGGGGGGCTGGTCCAAATTCCTTGTATCGAGCGCAATAGCATGGGGGCCATTAAGGCGATCAATGCGGCCTATTTGGCCCTAGAAACAGAGCCAGGCCAAGCTAGAGTGGCCCTAGATGAGGTCATTTTGGCTATGTGGGAAACCGCTCAAGATATGAACTTTAAGTATAAGGAAACTGCAGAGGGCGGGCTGGCTGTACAAGTGCCAATCGGCCTTTCAGAATGTTAGGAGGATGATTAGGGGCTGCCCCTACGGCCCTTTGGGCCTGCGGGTCGGGCTGTATCGCAGCTCGCAGTTCGCTCGGCCCTGCGCCGCCTTCGGCGGCTGGGTCTGGCCCTTCGGGCCACTGCTGCCCATCCCTCAGCCGATTCGCTGGCCGAAGGCCAGCGCAGGCCGTTAGCCCTAGGTTATACGCTATAGGGGAGCATTGTAGCAAAGCAGTCCTATCTATTTTTGCTGTGTTCTAGAGGACTAAATGAGAGCGAAGACCTTGGGGGCTTGGCTCTTTTTTTTTGTAAATTCTGGCTAGTAGGGCCTAAAATAAGGGGAAGGATTATCAGAGGTCCTCCTTAGGAGGTGCAGAGGTCCTCTTTAGGACTACTGTAGGTCCTCGCTAGCATCAAGAGAAGTCCTCGCTAGGGTTTCCTTAGGTCCTCCTGAGGACCTAAAGACCTCCTCCTGAGGATTAGGAGAAGTCCTCGCTAGGATTAAGGAAAGTCCTCAAGAGGATTTTCATTGGTCCTCTCGAGGACTAGTATAGGTCCTCGCTTGGGGGTGTAAGAATCCCCCTGAGGACTATGCGACCCCTACAGAGGGGTATGGGAACCCCTCTGTAGGGCTAGGAGAACCCCTCTCTGAGACCGCAAAGAGGAGCAACTACCATAGTAGTTGCTCCTCTTTATTATTTGGCCAAAGGGTTGATTTAATTAAAGCAAAAGCCTTTATAGACGGCTTTTTGTTGCATCAGTAACAGGCCCAACTGCTTGACTTCATAGCGGAGTAAGGCTTTACGGGCGGGGCTATTTGGGGGCAGTTGTAGATAATTCAGCTTAGCGATATCTTGAATAGGGAGTTGAGCGAGGAGGTCAAATTCGCCCATATCCTTTTTAATAGTGAGGGGAAGGGCCAGAGGATATTGGGCTTTGAGTAAGCGAAGTTGTTGGATTAGCCAGTGGTCCTCTATGCGTAGATTTTGGGCATTAAGCACTTGAACCTGACCACCGGGATAGGGTTTATCTTGCCATTTAGGTTCGTACTGAGCCAATTGGAAAAGGTCTACTACTTCTAGGTAGATATCGGCTCGGCCATCGGGATGAATCTTAAGGATAGATTTGAGGCGGGCCAGACAGCCTAATTGTCCAGTTTGTGGGGCCTCATCTATAGTACAAGGAATACCGATGAGTGGCTGCTCTCCTGTTTTTAGGTCCTCTAATAATTTGCGGTAGCGAGGCTCAAAAATATGGAGTTCGAGTAGTTCGCCAGGCAGTTTGATTAAGGGGAGGGGGAAGAGTGGCAGCGCTTTAAGCATAGGCAGTTTTATTTATAGTAACAGATGAAAGATAAAAACTGTTGATGGCTATTTTAGTGATTTAGGAGGAGTAGGGATAAAAAAAGGGCAGCCCAGCTAAAACATAACTGTTGAGTAGCCCAGCGATCTGAAGGGGTGGCCGTAGGTCAGACCGAGCCAGCAGAGCTGGCGACAACAAGGCTGAAAGCCGCAGTTCGATGACTGAAGGGAGTAACCACCGCAACATTATATTCAGCGGTGGCCCAAAAAGAAAAACTAATTTTAATCCACTTCAATTTCTAGCCCGTCAT
This window contains:
- a CDS encoding L-serine ammonia-lyase, with amino-acid sequence MQEDSLSVFDMFKVGVGPSSSHTLGPWNAMLHFIHKRLGAENWPKVKQIRLELYGSLAKTGIGHGTDIAVLMGLLNEDPKTTDTDLIGARIQDIKAGQRILLGGQIKVPFCYEQDLQFWPENLPYHPNGMKVKAFLADKIIEETYYSVGGGFIEWASALDHPHIQEEQDFPELVTSYSVRKAKDILNYCQAMDGASISQFVLEREKQWRPAESSLLQAWEIWEVMKACVYKGCHQTGILPGGLQVHRRANRMMQRLLGENASYSNVQEWIGLIRGKQHAHQDIFKWVSCFALSANEENAAFGRVVTAPTNGASGVIPAVLMYYICFADNFKKENIARFLLTAGQVGVLFKINATISAAMGGCQAEIGVSSAMAAAALTECLGGSYEQALIAAEIAMEHHLGLTCDPIGGLVQIPCIERNSMGAIKAINAAYLALETEPGQARVALDEVILAMWETAQDMNFKYKETAEGGLAVQVPIGLSEC
- a CDS encoding LON peptidase substrate-binding domain-containing protein is translated as MLKALPLFPLPLIKLPGELLELHIFEPRYRKLLEDLKTGEQPLIGIPCTIDEAPQTGQLGCLARLKSILKIHPDGRADIYLEVVDLFQLAQYEPKWQDKPYPGGQVQVLNAQNLRIEDHWLIQQLRLLKAQYPLALPLTIKKDMGEFDLLAQLPIQDIAKLNYLQLPPNSPARKALLRYEVKQLGLLLMQQKAVYKGFCFN